The sequence TTCTAACTGGAACTGGCTTTCAATTTtcgttttgaatattttaactaTGGAGCATTGAAGAAATCACCATATTCCACGTTGTTTTATTGTcccattataattaaaattatttcatatggaatttagtttaaagtatttaaactatatttaataaataataaattaataacaataaaaaatgtatagatTAAATAATTTggtgtgttttgtttttattattattttaattataaaccagagaccgaaaataacgggttcactttcatttcaatggtaaattctcattcacagccatttaaaaataattttttttgagatatcactgagagagtgatttattcgagaatattttaggtttggggttgagagaaatagaaaagaaacaaacacaaataatctggatgagtgatttataatttattttttgcgtaAAGGTCAGcatgtgacttttatttgcgaacatgaaaaataaatcgcaaaaatgcatttgatgcaaatcaacgcttaaatatatacaatttatcaaaagattaataccaatttaaaaaaaaatctcatttctgttactcagacttcattacttcatacttatcatattatttccataatttgttaaagatTACTAACagtatgttattgtatgtaaataaaagagaaagtaacagttattaagaacaagaacaaatgaattgtttatctcacaccaaaccattaaaaaacaacaaaaacgaataaaggtcataccaaaccatttaaatagaattaattttataactgttattttcagtgatttatttttatcacaaaaatataaatcacaatttgggttttttggtatatggacgagttattttcgatctctgttataaacaataaattaaatttcaataatattaggTAAAATTGTTCAAGTCATTTTGCCAAAAGTAAAATTCTGCTAGAGGGGAAACAAGCAGTATGTTTGTTTGCCTGCTACTTTTATTATCAGCCTAATTATGAAAAACAATTCATCGGTAGTTTTTTCCCTTACtcgtttttttaacatagaatttgaataggataaatgagaaaagggaaaaaactcccggggaatttttgtGAATTTCAATGATAACACAAGCGTTCCTTTCTATCAAGAATTGCACGACAAAAAGAGCCGTCCAATTCTCAAATTTAGTTTTgattgttacaataacaaaacatgaTAAATTTTCACACGAAACACTCGCTTGGGATATAGAAACGGGTATAAAATATTGATACAAATACTAATCTATAAgggaattttaaaagttatacatATTCGGTTGATAATGTCCTAGTGTATTTTTAGTGAATTTTTGTTCCTCTCGAAATTGGCTCATTATGAGTCCGAATgcctttcattttatattttgaaaaaagtgtgtTGATGATCAAAATGTTTTggagaaaactaattttttgtgaaaaaagcggtttaaattttttccgatttcgaCATTTTCCGAATTTCTAtatcggaaagttgatttcaacagacaaatccagaatatatagttgttgacaataaaaagaaaacttttacaaatatttaattaataggtCACAATCCATAAATATTcaattgcttatatctcagccatttatggaccaaTTTTGTGGATTTTCAATACCGTCATTCTCGAACATATATGTATCTGGTTCCAAATTACCGccttcgatatcgagtaaaatttatcgtaattttcttatttgagattatggcattcgatatccagcaagaaatttagtacattttatcataattttgatatcgaaatcatttttcgatacgatagctcattcgatcacgaatgcgaTAATTTGGCCCATGATATATTGGTCCGGAGTCTGTAAGATATCAGCGGCCTTTGGAAAGTAGATTTAAGTTAACATACGGACAGATGGGCAGACGTACATACTTCGATATTTCAACTTACATATCTATAAGAATCCGGAATAtattggtattttttaaaatttttagcttttattttgatacatttgttcgatataaatttattcaaagtattggtcattgttagctatgacattttcccatctttttggcaacatatggattacgAGCCAATGGAACTGCTCTTCTTTTGATGGcaagaacgaattaagccaatatcggatactctgttccaaagtgaagcgtattccagagagagcattctgctccaatcgaaacaagtagtagtcggacggggcaaggtccaAAATATAaatcgggtgaggcaaaacttcccaaccactgggcgtttttcggccaatgctcacttcaaacgaatctgttGTATTCGGtagaggttccctgtgatggtctggctcataatagacaggacccttttggtcccatcaAATACCTAAGCGCCATGAACGATCACATACGATctattacgcttcgggttatcgtaatggatccatttttcatagcatgtaatgattcggtgcaataatgattttcttttatagccttCGAACATCATTTCGGAAATCCAAAATCGGCTTGTATggcaattcgtatggtaccaaatttccctgcttttggatgaatcctgcagttcgcaaacgttttgaaatattttgaatatcaaatttatatatcgtcacctaaaatgcaaaataacgtaacatcatttaaaaaatttttaaagtgatCGGCTAAAAACCATTGCAAAAGGAAAGTATCGCTGATATAAActtaatcacccttatcgtggttggcgtaaacgtcttacgcctacgtctgtttcgtactagattaaagataaaatgaaaactgtttctttaatctagtacgaaactgtcgtaggcgtatgacatTTACgacaaccacgataagggtgaatatctcatttaatttttaaacacaacgacatacattttgaaattaagatttagttttcttttattattttttatgtcattCATCATTATCTATCAAACATtagattttggaatttttgttgtgacgttgttttgcattttaggtgacgatataatCTTTCATCTTATGTAGAAGTGAATAACTAGCAGGCAATCGAACAGACCATGTTTTTATAGATTCAAAATCAATACCGGGTTTATATAACATTCATAATGGCGAGATGTCAAAACCAAAGTTCAATAGTTATAGAATTGggtgtttttctcaaattgaaGACCAAGTAactgataaaataaagaacgtaaATTCTTGTACATATATTGTTTGAGTTTTCGCCTttttgagacacattttcttgATAAACatattctttattaattttaattgttgttaaatataattttttttaaataaactgttCGCGTATATGGTTAGTTAAAACCTAACAACTAATTTACATACAACTGAatctttaaaactaaacaatacaCACAATACTGACTTTTAGTCTTGATGATTTTTGATTGGCTTAACTTTACAAACGCTTCCTTCCTTTAAATCCAATGAGTTAACTGCATAGTACCATCTTCTGTCCTTTGAGTGTCCATTACACTCATTTGGCGTACCAAGCGTCTCATAGATGGTCGACTTGGACGACTACCATCCAAAGGTGTACGTTCATCTACAATAGATTTGGGTCGTTGGCGCCTACCGCTAGTCGATGCATTCATTTCCAGCTCAACATCTGAGGCGGTATTTGAGTGTAAAACATCAAGATTTTCATAAGATGAGGGCTGAGAAGCAGTAGTTTCGGCTGATCGACAATGAAGGCAGGCATTTAAGTTCCAGTCTTTGCCAAATTCTTCGCCTTCTTCGATAGTTTGTGGCAAACGATGGTGCAGAGTTTCAGGTAATCTAAGACCAGTAATACCACCTAGCATGGAAACAAAGCCCATGATAACCAAAGgtaattttagattttctttGCCCTAGGAAAAGAacacaaattaaatatgtaacatatgtaaaatttcattaaatttctctTACCAAATATGTTACAAATGGTATAACTATAAGACCCAGACCTCCCACATAACTGGATACACCAATGCCTATGCCACGCACCTGGGTAGGATACAATTCACCAGCAAACggatatataattaaaaatgaagCGGAAAGTAAAGCTTTGGACACTAAATACAAGATTAATGTTTCATCGACAGCATCATCGGGTATCATAACAGTTATAACACAGGCCACTCCTCTGTAaggaaacaaattattttatttttgtttttttttttataaatatttcaaaaacttaccCCAATATCATGGATAAACTTAAAGGCCATCTACGACCCCAACAGTCCATTAAATACCAACATACCAAATAACTTGGTATTTCCACTACAGCTGATAGAAAGAAGCTGACATATTGATTGCTGCCCAGTGAAGGTCCATAATAGCTCAAACCCAAATACACGGTTTCATTCGCAAACCAGCTTAATGTTATTAATATGGTTTTCAAACGCATATTTGGAGTTCTAAAGaagaattttcaattaaatcctTTATTCTTTAACATAGTAAAGTTTCAAACTCAAACTCACCTGCACAAATCAGCTAGACCtgcattaacagttttctttttcTCTTTTAGTTTATTACGCGATATTTGTGCctcaagttttattttaactGCTTCCGGAAACTGATTGCCATTCACTCTTGccatattttccaatatcttTAAAGCCTCCTCTAGCCGTCCTCGCATTAGCAACCATCTTGGTGATTCTGGCATTACAAAtaagtacaaaaaatatatatagaaaggCACGGAGGTGTAATAGGAGAGTTTAACCCAATCCCTTTCTAAATAGGTCACCACGGAAAGTAACATAATGCCCGAAGTGTAGAAGGTGCAAGTCATAACGGTAACAAATGAACGATAACTTTCGCCAACCAGTTCGAgagctaaaataaaattagttatgCAATTTCaattacccccattaacacgaagcctggttatggcctaactaatagtaatactgtcggttaaaaatatttttgtatgaaaactgtcagtttaactattagttaatacataactagacttcgtgttactgggggttatacatatattatgatgttaaaaaaatagagaaattccaggcttatttaaaaaatttccaactCTAAAAGGCATAAAAAGTCTACTCTAATTTAAATCCAAATATTTCGTctttcaaagacctaactcagttgtcaattGTTCTCCCACCACTTCCTCTTAATTTGTATTTGGATTCATACGAAAAGAGAACAGTATTCCAAGAGCGGCCTCATTTGACCTGCGGATAACATTTCTAGAACTAAAGGGCCGTTTGAAAGACCTATCTATGGCATTATGTGTGGAATATAACATCGTTCAAGTGAACGCCGCGACGTCGCTGGGTCGTGCGCTTccgaaatgtcaaattttccatgactcaggcgcataaatcaggctgacaTGGGTTATGTTAGCTTTGTGTGCCGCTGTGGTTTGTAGCTTATTCGCACAGACCAGCAACTTAATAAACCCCTCAAGTAAAAGTGTAACGGGGTCAAATCACGCGATCTCGGAgaccagttcacatcacctacACGTGGAATGACCATGctctcaaatcgctcgtgcagaatgtccaatgtggcatgagaTGTCCAGCACGTAGCGCAGTCCTGTTGAAACACATGTCTTAGGTGTCCATCCAGTCCAAAATGAATTGgcaatcatcgacctatagcgctcATCGATGCCTGGCCAATATCGTTCTCAAATACCAAACAATCCACACCAAACCTGTCTTTTGCGGAATGAATTGGACGCTCTAAGATCTCTTATGGTTTGGTATCGTCTCAAATTTGCCCTTAACTCGAAATTGTATCTTTGTATagaatttaaacataaatacttacaaataaTAAATGGTATTTGATAAACAGCTGGTATGGTTAGACCGACTATAACCCGACTACCAGCCCAAGTCCAAAAATCCTTACTCAAAGAAGTGATCAAGCTGCCGATCAGCAAAGTTGCCAAACAGGTAAAATATGAAGTACGCCGTCCAGCACGATCATTTAGCAAGCCAAATAGATAAACACCAATAGGACCGCCAACATTTAAGGCTGCCAAACCAATTGTGGGATAAATATCCCGATCGCAAACTAAATCAtactaaataaaatgaaatatattacGCTAATTACATAAATATCCAACAAATCTTTGAAATAGGCAACAGATaagctatttaaaatgaatGAACGAAATCAAAAACTACATGAATATTTAGCTGGCATTACCTAAGATGTTTGTTAATGATTTGTATgatgttttgttaataaaaaccaGATTCCATACATCTATTACTATGGAAGACCACACTTCCGTGGTGTTAAACTCCCA comes from Calliphora vicina chromosome 2, idCalVici1.1, whole genome shotgun sequence and encodes:
- the CarT gene encoding carcinine transporter, with product MSLENDSDYGDESMHKKPAAKPVQDEEDETFDLDDILPTIGEFGKYQKLLVFGICLPACIPCGFCAFNQLFMADTPEDYWCKIPELLNISLEQRKHLALPPDMEHDTGLHSKCFRYAVNWSEILENTNIKDLEPNASWPVEKCKQGWEFNTTEVWSSIVIDYDLVCDRDIYPTIGLAALNVGGPIGVYLFGLLNDRAGRRTSYFTCLATLLIGSLITSLSKDFWTWAGSRVIVGLTIPAVYQIPFIISLELVGESYRSFVTVMTCTFYTSGIMLLSVVTYLERDWVKLSYYTSVPFYIYFLYLFVMPESPRWLLMRGRLEEALKILENMARVNGNQFPEAVKIKLEAQISRNKLKEKKKTVNAGLADLCRTPNMRLKTILITLSWFANETVYLGLSYYGPSLGSNQYVSFFLSAVVEIPSYLVCWYLMDCWGRRWPLSLSMILGGVACVITVMIPDDAVDETLILYLVSKALLSASFLIIYPFAGELYPTQVRGIGIGVSSYVGGLGLIVIPFVTYLGKENLKLPLVIMGFVSMLGGITGLRLPETLHHRLPQTIEEGEEFGKDWNLNACLHCRSAETTASQPSSYENLDVLHSNTASDVELEMNASTSGRRQRPKSIVDERTPLDGSRPSRPSMRRLVRQMSVMDTQRTEDGTMQLTHWI